One window of the Epinephelus moara isolate mb chromosome 24, YSFRI_EMoa_1.0, whole genome shotgun sequence genome contains the following:
- the pigu gene encoding phosphatidylinositol glycan anchor biosynthesis class U protein isoform X1, producing MAAPLTLLLIVAVTVRAALYRSSLADLISERVEVVSPLTAWKRVVEGLALLDLGVSPYSGDVFHETPLIIYLFHFVVDYAEITFMLADVITAVALYMIVKDYNKQVFRKQKFALEADRYPLDCLELIRSPKEMYYIPLKVAMFYLLNPFTILSCVAKSTCGLNNAVIALFILATIKDNVLLSAIFLSLATYQSIYPLTLCAPALLYLMQHQYIPLNFRRFSFWWFIAQYAFMYLGSLFVIICLSFFLLGSWDYLPSVYGFILSVPDLTPNIGLFWYFFAEMFEHFRLFFLCVFQINVFFYTIPLSIKLKQHPVFLIFMQLAVISIFKSYPTVGDIALYMAFLPVWSHLHRFLRNIFLVSCVLLACSALFPVLWHLWIYAGSANSNFYYAITLLFNVAQILLVSDYFYAFLRREHHLSYGLYLKRKDGSEATLVLK from the exons TTGTTGAAGGATTGGCTCTTCTTGACTTGGGAGTCTCACCGTACTCTGGAGATGTTTTCCATGAg aCTCCTCTCATCATTTACCTCTTTCACTTTGTGGTGGACTATGCAGAGATAACATTTATG TTGGCAGATGTGATCACTGCTGTGGCTCTCTACATGATAGTGAAGGACTACAACAAACAAGTG tTCAGAAAGCAGAAATTTGCTCTGGAGGCAGACCGCTATCCCCTCGACTGTCTGGAGCTCATCAGAAGCCCAAAAGAGATGTACTACATCCCTCTGAAAGTTGCCATGTT TTACCTGTTGAACCCGTTCACCATCCTGTCCTGCGTCGCCAAGTCAACCTGTGGCCTGAACAACGCCGTCATCGCCCTCTTCATCCTCGCTACAATAAAAG ACAATGTTTTGCTGAGTGCCATATTTCTGTCCTTGGCCACATATCAGTCCATCTATCCTCTCACTCTGTGCGCTCCAGCGCTGCTCTATTTGATGCAG CATCAGTATATCCCACTGAACTTCCGGCGGTTCAGCTTCTGGTGGTTCATCGCTCAGTACGCCTTCATGTACCTGGGCAGCCTGTTCGTCATCATCTGCCTCTCCTTTTTCCTGCTCGGCTCGTGGGACTACCTGCCGTCTGTCTATGGCTTCAT TCTCTCAGTACCAGACCTGACCCCAAACATCGGCCTCTTCTGGTATTTCTTCGCCGAGATGTTTGAACACTTCcgcctcttcttcctctgcgtCTTCCAGATCAACGTCTTCTTCTACACCATCCCGCTGTCCAtcaaactcaagcaa CATCCGGTGTTTCTTATCTTCATGCAGTTAGCTGTGATCTCCATCTTTAAGTCTTACCCCACTGTGGGAGACATCGCTCTCTACATGGCCTTCCTTCCTGTCTGGAGTCACCTGCACAGAT TCTTAAGGAACATCTTCCTGGTGTCCTGCGTCCTGCTCGCTTGTTCCGCTCTGTTCCCGGTTCTCTGGCACCTGTGGATCTACGCCGGCAGCGCCAACTCCAACTTCTATTACGCCATAACACTGCTGTTCAACGTAGCACAG ATTCTGCTGGTGTCAGATTATTTCTACGCCTTCTTGAGAAGGGAACACCATCTCAGCTACGGACTGTATCTGAAGAGGAAAGACGGCTCAGAGGCAACACTAGTtcttaaataa
- the pigu gene encoding phosphatidylinositol glycan anchor biosynthesis class U protein isoform X2, giving the protein MAAPLTLLLIVAVTVRAALYRSSLADLISERVEVVSPLTAWKRVVEGLALLDLGVSPYSGDVFHETPLIIYLFHFVVDYAEITFMLADVITAVALYMIVKDYNKQVFRKQKFALEADRYPLDCLELIRSPKEMYYIPLKVAMFYLLNPFTILSCVAKSTCGLNNAVIALFILATIKDNVLLSAIFLSLATYQSIYPLTLCAPALLYLMQHQYIPLNFRRFSFWWFIAQYAFMYLGSLFVIICLSFFLLGSWDYLPSVYGFILSVPDLTPNIGLFWYFFAEMFEHFRLFFLCVFQINVFFYTIPLSIKLKEHPVFLIFMQLAVISIFKSYPTVGDIALYMAFLPVWSHLHRFLRNIFLVSCVLLACSALFPVLWHLWIYAGSANSNFYYAITLLFNVAQILLVSDYFYAFLRREHHLSYGLYLKRKDGSEATLVLK; this is encoded by the exons TTGTTGAAGGATTGGCTCTTCTTGACTTGGGAGTCTCACCGTACTCTGGAGATGTTTTCCATGAg aCTCCTCTCATCATTTACCTCTTTCACTTTGTGGTGGACTATGCAGAGATAACATTTATG TTGGCAGATGTGATCACTGCTGTGGCTCTCTACATGATAGTGAAGGACTACAACAAACAAGTG tTCAGAAAGCAGAAATTTGCTCTGGAGGCAGACCGCTATCCCCTCGACTGTCTGGAGCTCATCAGAAGCCCAAAAGAGATGTACTACATCCCTCTGAAAGTTGCCATGTT TTACCTGTTGAACCCGTTCACCATCCTGTCCTGCGTCGCCAAGTCAACCTGTGGCCTGAACAACGCCGTCATCGCCCTCTTCATCCTCGCTACAATAAAAG ACAATGTTTTGCTGAGTGCCATATTTCTGTCCTTGGCCACATATCAGTCCATCTATCCTCTCACTCTGTGCGCTCCAGCGCTGCTCTATTTGATGCAG CATCAGTATATCCCACTGAACTTCCGGCGGTTCAGCTTCTGGTGGTTCATCGCTCAGTACGCCTTCATGTACCTGGGCAGCCTGTTCGTCATCATCTGCCTCTCCTTTTTCCTGCTCGGCTCGTGGGACTACCTGCCGTCTGTCTATGGCTTCAT TCTCTCAGTACCAGACCTGACCCCAAACATCGGCCTCTTCTGGTATTTCTTCGCCGAGATGTTTGAACACTTCcgcctcttcttcctctgcgtCTTCCAGATCAACGTCTTCTTCTACACCATCCCGCTGTCCAtcaaactcaa GGAGCATCCGGTGTTTCTTATCTTCATGCAGTTAGCTGTGATCTCCATCTTTAAGTCTTACCCCACTGTGGGAGACATCGCTCTCTACATGGCCTTCCTTCCTGTCTGGAGTCACCTGCACAGAT TCTTAAGGAACATCTTCCTGGTGTCCTGCGTCCTGCTCGCTTGTTCCGCTCTGTTCCCGGTTCTCTGGCACCTGTGGATCTACGCCGGCAGCGCCAACTCCAACTTCTATTACGCCATAACACTGCTGTTCAACGTAGCACAG ATTCTGCTGGTGTCAGATTATTTCTACGCCTTCTTGAGAAGGGAACACCATCTCAGCTACGGACTGTATCTGAAGAGGAAAGACGGCTCAGAGGCAACACTAGTtcttaaataa